The genomic region TGTCTACTGTGATTGTCATACCGAGGCCGAGGCTGACCCAGAAGCATGTGCAATCGAGGCAGAGCGAGTTGTTGAGGAACTTGGGTATGATGCATTAAAATTTGATCTTGATGTCTCATCTGGATTGGAGAAAGACCGTGCAAACCGACATCTTCGACCAGGTGAAATCAGACATAAAGTCGATATTGTTGAGGCGGTCTCAGAACGTGTTAAAGACCGTGCTGATGTCGCTTTTGATTGTCATTGGACATTCTCCGGTGGATCTGCAAAGCGACTTGCGGACGCAATTGAGAAGTATGATGTGTGGTGGCTTGAGGATCCTGTACCTCCAGAAAATCTTGCGGTCCAAGAGTCTGTCACAGACTCAACAGTCACCCCGATTGCTGCTGGTGAAAACCGCTATCGTGTCACTGAACAGCGACGGCTTATTGAAGATCAAGCAGTCGACATTGTTGCTCCAGATCTCCCAAAGGTTGGGGGGATGCGAGAAACTCGAAAGATTGCAGATGTCGCGAATCAATATTACATTCCGGTCGCAATGCACAATGTCTCATCACCAATTGCAACGGTCGCAGCCACACATGTCGGTGCTGCGATTCCAAATGCACTTGCTGTCGAGTATCACTCATATGAGCTTGGCTGGTGGGAAGACCTTGTTGAGGAGTCTGTCATTGAGGATGGATATATCACCGTCCCAGAAGCGCCTGGATTGGGTGTAACCCTTGATATGGACACTGTTGCAGCACACATGGTCGAGGGTGAGACATTGTTTGATGAGGTCTGATTCCGCACTCAATAATTATATAATCTGTGAGAATTACGTTTCAGTCGCAATCACTATCGGTATAAACTCGTTTTGACACAGTCTGTATTCAGATATCATATACGACACGCCGGATTTTCTAATCTTGCTCTGGTTCTGGTTTTGTATTCCTTGTCGCATATCGACTATGACATGCCTGCAAGTGCATCACGTGTGTCATCTGCTGCAAGTCGAATAGTATATGTTGCAACAGCTATTGCAGCATCCCAATCTGATTCGGTCGTGCATCGTGTTGTGAGAAGGTCAAGCCCGTCAGCAAGAACTTTTTCTGTCTCATCGAAGAGATCATAAAATAGCGTGACTGCTGGATTATGTTCTGTTTCGGGTATACTCTCATCATGGGAGGCATTGGCAGTTATATCTGAGTGAGACTCAAAATACGAGATAAGTCGTGAATGTGTCTGAAGGCTTGCAAGTGGACGACCAACCATTCCGGATGCAATTCGTTGTAATGTCGTTTCACGACCGCGAAGATACGCATGCATTGGTCCTGGAGCCTCCTGAGTTTGTGCTTCAAGATTAGCATCATAATTGCCATTACCATTGCCACTGCCACTGCTACTACTGTAATTATTAGTGCTTACGATAGTGTCTATTGCTGCAGTAACGCGGTCATGATGCGTTCGTTCCTGTTCGACAACATTTTCGAATGCCGCTTTTGCATCAGCATCAGATTCAGTTTGAGTCCAGGTCTCAAACGTCACTGCTGCGGCGCGTTCGCTTGCCGCTGCAGCTTCGAGAAGCGCCTGTGCTGTCGGCTCACCGCCGGCTGCTGCACGGAGAAACTCATTTGAGTCAAGTTGACGGAGTGCACTCTCTGCTTCAGTCTCGATTTCGCGTTTGAGTGTTTGAGCGTTCATATTCAGACTAATAAACAGAATCACCTGAGAGTTACTCTCATATTTGATTGCGAAGACTAAGTGTTATTCAAACCGCCACATCCGATGTCGTTGCGTTTCATTTTCATTTCTGATATGCGTTTCAGTCACTGCTCAATAACAGTCGTTGGCAATATGACCAATGTCTATATCCGAAGCTATGCTTAGTTCAGCTTGAACGTCCGATTACGTATTCCGATTCGGATACAAAATCAAATTACCAACAACTGATAGGGGGGACAAAGCTAAGAAGGATTAATCATCTGCAGCCATGTCCGACTGGGTGGCATCCTGCTCAATGCTTGGCGGGTAGACACCCCGGCGGATTTTAAGATCAGATTGGGGGCGTGCCATACAGGTAAGTGCATAGTTATCTCGCTCAGTCTCAGTCAGTCCACGTGCTGCTGGCTGGACAACATCACCTTCAACAATCTCAGCAGAACATGCCAGACACATACCAACACGACAGGAGTACTCTTGTGCGATTCCTGCTTCAATGCAAGCTTTGAGTATTGTCTGCTTGTTTGATACTTCGATTGTCTCCCCAGTACCAAGAAACTCAACCGTATATTCCGTCATATAGCTCAGTTTGACCGAGGGCAGCAAAACTCTTTGTGAACCGGGGTTGAGAACCGGTGGAATCATCAGTACTGGAAACGTATATAATCTGATATAACTCATCACACAAGCGGAAATCTGATGATCCGTGGGTAATGTCTGATGTTATACCGTTGCACAGTTGAAAAAATAACCGATAATAAAGAGCGAAGGGATCATATCTTTAATACCCGAAAATACGCAGGTTCGCCGATGGTATATATTTCAATCAATCATAGCTGGGGAGTACCTGCGACATCAGCTATTTAGAGTTCTGTTCAATTCAGGATGTGACACAACGAGTTATCGAATGATCAAAAAGAAAAGCCATCGTGTGGCAGTCACCGCAATAGCACCAGTAATGAGCACAACAGCAACAAATGTAATCCCAGCTCCGCCATCAAACACTGGTGTAGCTCGAAGTCCAAGCCCGACAATCGAAGCGGGTATCCACGCACGAATAGCAAGTGGGATTGCAGCCTTTGCTGATTCTGCAGCACCAGCAGAGTATGCACCAATTAATGGACTAATAACCACCCATCCGATCAAAAACGGTAGTATCGTTAATCCCCACCCAATCGGGGCGGTTGAAAGATATTCAATCCCGTTGTGAAAGATGACACCAATGGTAAGAACTGCAGATATGCCTAGTATATCTCCAACTGCGAGTGGATACGCGCCAGCATCGATGCGTCGTGTGAGAAATGACTCCTCAGAATGTGCCATATAGCTACATATAACGGGTGGGTAATGGCTTTCCCGGATTTAGTATCTCAGTCTCAATCAGAGCTTCACCCGGTTATGCATATATAAAAACCAATCCACTGTAACCAGCAGTCCCGATCAGTGAATGACAAATATAAATAAATCGAATAGAGCACTATACTGGAAAATTCACTGGGACATGATATTGATATTTCGATTGACTTAGTGGATTAAGAGGTACTTAATTTCAGAAATATCAACTATTTCATACGACCAACGATAACATACTCAAACCCCTCATCCACAAGATATGATTCTGTGTCGGGCGAATTCAATTCATCGCATAACTCAGCGGGAGTCCAGAATGTTGATGAGAATCCAATCCGGTGCTCAGCCCAAACGAGTGCCTGTCCAAGAGTGCTCGTTGGGTCAAATTCCTGAATAATTATAATCCCACCTGGGGCAACAACGCGAGTAAGTTCTGTAAGTGCACGTTCTGGAGTTGGAATATGATGAAGAGCGTCAACGATCACAGCAGCATCAACAGCATTGGTTGCGATTGGGAGATGTCTTCCATCGCCGGCAACGACCGGATGTCCATCTGAGGCAGCATATGTTAGCATATGCATCGAGATATCCATAACCACTGTGTCGATTCCGAGGGTTCGCAATCCCGTAGCGGCTCGTCCGGTTCCACCACCAACATCAAGCACACATTCAATGGGTCGATTAGCAACGACAAATGCATCCCTGATTGAGTCCGTCGGCGCTGATGGCATTACGGTGGCATAAATCCGTGCGATGCGATCAAAGAATCTGACGTCACCGGGACCATATCGACCTGACACATTCTGATTGTGTGGATGCGGTACACATGTTTCTTCCTGTCACTATGAGCATGTGCAAGCTGTACCATAGTGAACTACCACACCCTACTCAGTCATCAAAGACGGCGTGCTTGAGAATAGGGTTTGTTGTTTCTACGACATGCTTTCCACCAATGACATCGAAAGCGCCCGACGACGTGAAGATAGCAGCTCTCAATGTCATAATCGATATGTTCTTTCGAGTGAGTTACAATATAATTCTATGGAGTTCACCGTGCTTGGGTGGCCCCCAGAAGCACCGACACTCCGACTTGATTATCGATCCTTTGCATACGCAGGAAAATTTGTGTTATCATCAGTCGGAAAGGCAGTCCTCAGAACCGAGGACTCATCTGAGAGTTTCACATCGCCTGAGGCGCACGCGCATGTCGACGCGAATGAGTCAGATCGAGACCAGTCGATGCATGCAGAAACCAATACAAATCATCCTACTGAGTCGGACCCGTATGATCACTCGGTGCTTGCAGCGCTCTCATTTAGTGCTGACCGGACAGATGACACGACATTGTGTTATCGATATGTGAGCGTCCGGAGCGATAAACGTGGCAGCGGGCTTGGACCACGTCTGGCAGCATCACTCACTCCGCATGCTGTTAATCGAGGGTATGACCGCCTTCGAATCGCTGTCAATAATCCATTTGCATATGAGGCAATGTATCGCGCCGGATTTGCCTGGACAGGTCGCGAGACAGGAATTGCAGAATTAGTGCTTGAGCGACCTGCTGAGATCCCAGCAACAACGACATATGAACAGTATCAATCTGGGCTTACTGAATATCGCAAGCGCGATTACGATGACCCAGAGTCGACGTTTCTAGCTAATCGACAGGAAACTGACCCACCAGCGTTGCATACTGCAGTTAACTCAACACAATAGCAGTTACAATCTCGCTGATGTTTTACAGATGGTTGGAGGTGAATGCCTCTGGATCAACTCCTGAGGCGGTTTATATCAGATCTGATTGACTTTTTATCAGTGACTATTTATGCACACCTGTCGTCTGAGTGACTTCCTGGGGTATATCCTGTTGTCGATATTCGGGCTTACTCTCATCAAATAAACCATTTCAGAATCAGACACGAGAACATTCGTCTTATGTCTAATCGATAGATTCAACAGTAACACTGGTGGGTGCACTTGAGCAGTACTCAAAACACCGACAGTGGTTAGTCTATGTCGGGTGATTGTATTATCAATGGGAAATGCAGCGTTGCGGCAATTGGCGGCACTCGAGTCAGTCGCTTTCGATGATATTTCCGGGAGCGTCATCGCCGTTGACGCACACAACTGGTTATACCGGTATCTCACAACAACGGTGAAATTCACCAGCGATGCAGCATATACGACTGAATCGGGGGTTGAGGTAGCAAATTTGATTGGAGTTGTTCAGGGGCTTCCAAAATTCTTCGAGCATGATCTCACGCCAGTGTTTGTATTTGATGGTGGAGTGACTGAACTCAAAGACGAAGAAGTCCAAGAGCGTCGAGTCGCTCGCGAGGAAGCTGTTGAACTACAGGCAGCTGCTGAAGAACGGGGTGATGAACTCGCCGCATCTCGACTTGAAGCACGCACTCAACGACTCACAGAGACAATCCATGAGACAACGCGAGGATTATTGAATCGGCTTGACGTACCAATTATTGAAGCTCCTGCTGAAGGCGAAGCACAAGCAGCGGAAATGGCTATTCGAGGTGATGTTGATTATGTTGGCAGTGAGGATTATGATACTCTTTTATTTGGTGCACCGTACACCGTCCGACAGCTCACATCGAAAGGTGATCCTGAGCTGATGGATCTTCAAACAACACTCAAAAACCAGAATCTAACTCGAGAGCAATTAGTCGATGTGGCAATCCTGTGTGGAACCGATTTTAATGATGGTATCTCAGGGATTGGTCCTGCAACTGCGATATCAGCAATCAACGATCACGGCGATCTCTGGAGTGTTCTCGATGCCCGTGACGAGTTCATTCAGCATGCTGACCGTGTGCGGTCATTATTCTTAGATCCACCGGTCACTAATGAATATACATTACATACAGCGATAAATCCAGATATGGACGCCGCACGCTCATATGTTGTTGATGACTGGGAAGTCCCGGCTGATGAAGTTGAACGTGGGTTTGAGCGAATTGAGACATCAGTTGTTCAAACTGGTCTCGATGAGTGGATTTGATACCCTGCTGCGTGCACTGATAGTGATTACTTCGAGTCTTACCACCGTGGCGATCCGTATCAATGACTTGAGTCGCTGAAACTGCACCTTCGGACACCGTCGATGAAGCTATTCGTCTTAATTATCATGAAACCCCGACTCAAAGATTGCTTGAGAGTCACTGAAAGTAAAGACGATGTCTTGGATACTCGCCCTTACCGACTGGATACCTGCTGTCACGTATCATCCGGCAGTAAACGCAACGATAACGCCAAGAACTAGTATCCCTATTAGTAACGCTGTTGCCCAGAACATGAATCGATCCGCGCCATTCACTAATTGCTTTATTTCTGCCAGTGGTTTCAATTTCGTGGGTATACATGGCGGGTTATTTTCCGTCAACATAACCCAAGGAGATAGCCAGATTGCATATATGAATTAAATCCGACTCAGCCCTGCATGTATTAATAATCCAACCGGAATAAACAGAAATGGACCAACCGCGATCGTGAACCCAATCGCAGTGAGTGGTGCTACCTTCTCAGAAAAATACATTCCGATAGGAACAACAAGAAATGAGAGTGCAAGTGCGGTTGCAGCGCCCATAACAGCCAAATCGCGATCAGGTCGGTCCGTCTGGCTAACCGGAAGGTCAAGCGTCTCAACTGCTGTTTCAATGTTGCTCACTGGACCAAACTGTATGTCTCGATCAATCTTCTCAGCGGTAATATCGAGCGTGCCAGTATCAAGAAGACGGTCAGAAACCGCATTTTTAACCTCAAACTCGGCTGTATGCACCGGTGCAATCCACTGTGGAGCATCTAAGACGGTATCATATGCAACAATCGAATCACCACGCCGTTGATACTCGATTGTTCCATACCGAAGATAAAAACTCAGCACTTGGGCACCGAAGACTGCAAGTGGAATTATCATCGCAACACCGATGAGTAATGGGTCCCCGATGATGACAGCAACTGCAGGAACCACGAGTGAACCAACACCAAACCGATTGAAAAGTCCAAAAATAATTGTCCAGATTGATCCTAAAAGCACCGCACGTCTGTCAGTGCTCACCCGTGCATTCACCTCTGCATCAGGGAGGGTCACCTCTGGTTGTGGTTCGATTTCATCCTCGTCGCTGCGGGACATCTCGAATACACGGCTGATCAGTTGATGAATGAAATCAGGCAACCCTGCGAGGATGGACGTTTCAGCATGCTCAGCATAAAATCGACGCACAGAGATGATGGTCTTCATAATAACAATAACGAAAACTAACCCCCCACCGGTTACACTGTCTCCAGCAGTACTGAGAATGCCAACAGAGAGAACGACTGCAGAAAACTGCGCTGGTGTTTGAACGATTGCTTGTGCAGAAACATCCGTATACTCATTTTCACCGATATACTCGGTCATAAATTCAAATACCTGCATACCAACTAACGCCCCAATACTCAGAAGGATATCAACTGAAAATATAAACTCAGGATGCCCAAACCACAAATACAAGACACTTGGAGGAGCACCAACTGATATCCAGAATCCAAGTATTGTAAGCGCAAATGGAATATTTCGAGGGTAGATTGGTGGCCATCCGTGGAATAACTGGAATCCTCCTCGCTTTGCACGGAGTTCATGCAGCGGTTCCATTTTAGCCTGCAGCCCTGGCGATCCCTGTTCAGCGAAGAGTGATTTTGTGGCAGCGATGAGGACGGTCGTCACTGCCTCAATCCAATAAATAAGTAAAATTGCCCGAAGATTCCACTCACCGGCAGCAATGCCAATCAACGGAATAAGATTCACAATAATCACACCGAAAGCGCCGAACACAATCGTTGATACTGAAATAAGTCGATTGCGCATACAGATATGATTATTATTTTAATTGGCTCAAATATATTTAACCTCCCAGCTAACTCTCAAGAAGTGAAACACTGCTAGACGCTAAGTGGTGATATCAGGGGAGAAAGCTAAACTCAAATAGTAGCTAATAGAGAATATTGTTGGATTTATGCTTGAATTACGGAAAATTGAGGAGAAAGCCTTGCGATTTACTACGGGGAGGATGTCAAACCCTGAGAGATTCTGTCTGTGCACTCTCATGACGCAAGTCAATATCGCTGAAATAAAATAAATTTGATATAATACTGTTCGGCTATAAGTAGCATAATACACATGTCATCTTCATGATTTCTCAAATATACATGGTCATCCATGATGAATACGCCATACATCTGACAAACACAAGTTACTGGAGATATTATACGTATATACGAGATGAAAACGACGATAGCAGGCCGTGACCCTACGAGACGTCCGCAAATGTGTCATTGCTGTGGGGGCAAGACAATAAGCATCGTCTATACCGAGGGGGGAACCGATGCTGGTACGTTTGAAGAGCAGTGGCAGTGTAGTGAGTGTAATGCAAAAGGATGGATCAAAGGAAACGCCGGTGATGACCCAACACAATGGCAACACAAGGGTGCACTCTTCCGATAAGAGTCATATCAATATTATAACGACCATCTGACCATGTCCAGGGTTACGTTTGACCAGATGTAGATCGTTAGTCACGATGATATTGCTTATTATTATGCCATTTATTGCAATGGTCATCCATGTTGTGTATTGACGACACACAGACGCCGGGGCATTAATCCGGTGCACATCATACAGGTCATAAAACATGCCCGCACGACGTCACTTCCTCGCAAGCGTTGGCACTACTACTGTTGCAGCACTTACTGCTGGTTGTTCTGGTCGTATCAATGGGAGTGAGTCAGATATCACCGAGCAAGCATCGCAGCATTCAACTACAGTGTCACCAACAGAGACAGGCGCGTCCATTCCGACGCGTGAAAACACGCTTCCACTTCCGCTATCACCATCAGCACTTCGTGAAGCAGCGCAGTCAGGAGGACCAGAGAAAGATGGAATTCCTTCAATCGATAATCCGACGTTCGTTTCGAGCGATAAAACTGAGATACTTGACCCAGGCGACCCAATCTTGGGAGTCGTTCATAATGGAATCACAAAAGCGTACCCACAGGCAATTCTCGTCCTCCATGAGATTGTTAATGATACATTTGGTGATGAGAACATCACAGTAACGTATTGCCCGCTGACCGGAACTGCTCAAGGATTCGACCGTGGTGAGACTACCTTCGGCGTCTCAGGACGACTGATTAATAATAATCTCGTGATGTATGACCGTGCGACCGAAACATGGTGGCCACAAATGCTTGCAACAGCAATTCCAGGACCATGGAATGAGTCGCCGACGATTCACTCGCTGACTCCGATTCGAGTGACATGGACAACATGGAAGCAGTGGAAGCAGCGACATCCTGATACACGCGTGCTTTCGACGCAGACTGGATATGCGAAGAATTACGGTCGCGACCCATACGGATCGTACAATCCGCTTCGTGGGTACTACGCAGATGAGCGGTTATTATTCCCAGCACTCCATCAAGATGATCGGTATCCAAAGAAAACAATTGTTCACGGAGCACGGACACCGGAGGGAGCTGCTGCATTTCATAAAGAGAGCCTTCGTCAAGCGGGGGTCCTCTCAGGAACGATTGATGAACTATCTGTTATTGCTGTTTATGATCCAGAACTTGACACTGGATACGTATATGAGAATCCAGAGGAAATGACATTTACACGTGATCAAGAACAGGGTCAGGTCATTGCTCCAGATGGATCCAGACATGATCCATCATCACTGCCGCTTACACGCGTGTACAGTTTCGATGCGATGTGGTTTGCATGGGCAGGGTACTATCCAGAAACTGCGGTGTATGCGAATGACTGAACGCTCACAGGAACAATCAACAGATGCAATAGACACGACAGATACTGATAGACGATGGCGAAAGAGTATGTCAGTCATCAATTCGCTGCTACAATGGGCTTCGGTTACGGTACATGCCATTCGTCATCGGCGTCGATTAGGGTTGCTTGTTAGCATTGTTGGAAGTATCTATTTTGGCTTATATCTATGGGGTATTGGGCATCTTGCGCCTGGACTTGGCGGGTGGGGACTTACAGTCGTCTCGAATCCATTAGCGACGTTTACTACACCTGCGCTTGGACCATTCTCATATCGCCCGATCGCTCGGTTGCAGATTGGAGCTTTCACGTATTTATTCTCATTTAATTCGGTTATTGGGCTTGCACTTGCGATACTTGTTGGAATGAATGTCGCGGGATCGGTGTTACTCTGGCGTCAGCCGACTACCTGTGGATTACGCGGTGCGTCGGGTGGGATCCTTGCTGGAGTCCCCGGACTCATTTCAGGAACGGCATGCTGTGGACCGATTATTCTCCTTGTGGTTGGAATTCAGGCATCTGGCGTCATCATTACAGCATTTGAACTTCTTGTTCCAGCCGCGATTGGAATACTCACCATATCTTTAGTTGTCATTGGACGACAAATTGAGCAAATTCCGTGAACGGTCAAATCCACGTAGATCTCACGATATGAGTGCAGTCAGCACAATAACACAATTGAGGTTGATCTTACACTCCAGAAAATTCGAGATATTTATATTGAACTTAATTGGCAAGTGAAGTAATGTGAGAAAGCGACTGGTTTGGACTTTTTTACCGAACGCCGAGAACAGAACCGCAGTCCGGGCATCGCCACACTGCATGTTTATTCGTTCCAATCTGAATTCGCGGTCGGTTATCATCAGTTGTTTCTATCTTATCAACCTCGTCCTCGCTGACCTCATCAGCGTGCTCAAAGGATGTCTCACAGTTTTTACATCGAACCATATTATTTAAGATAATTGCAATGATATGAATCTATCTCGGCTGTGTATTTCAATTGCACATGGTAAATCATAATCTTTAGATATTCACATGTTCTGAATTGATATTGGAACTAGCGGTTAGGAAAACAAGGCAGGTTCCATAGGGAATTATCAATGACAAAAGACAGAACACAACTTTCGCGTCGAGATATTTTAGCGGCGACGGGATCAGCGACCATCACTGGGTTAGCAGGATGTAGTGGTGGCGGCGGTGGCGGTGGCTCTCAGAGTACATCTGGCGAAGATGAGAGTGGCACAAACGCAATTGAACTTCTTCATGCATGGTCGTCCGGTGACGGGAATGCGGCTATTGCTTCACTTATCGAGGGCTTTCAAGACGCACATCCAGACGTCTCATTCGCTGAAGAGCCTGTCAACGGTGCTGCCCGTGGGAATCTTGATCAGGTTGTCTCAAATCGGCTCCAAGCAAATGACCCTCCAAGTACGTTCCAGACATGGCCAGGAGAGACATTGACAAAATTCGGCGAGGCATATGCGAGTATTGAGGAAGATG from Haloquadratum walsbyi C23 harbors:
- a CDS encoding mandelate racemase/muconate lactonizing enzyme family protein, with the translated sequence MSKDYADLHDPNAEYTMRELSAETMGVAASRGSKRDVEITDIQTTMIDGNFPWTLVRVYTDAGITGTGEAYWGAGVPELIERMTPMIIGENPLDIDRLYEHLIQKMSGEGTIEGVTVTAIAGIEVALHDLAGKILQVPAYQLLGGKYRDAMRVYCDCHTEAEADPEACAIEAERVVEELGYDALKFDLDVSSGLEKDRANRHLRPGEIRHKVDIVEAVSERVKDRADVAFDCHWTFSGGSAKRLADAIEKYDVWWLEDPVPPENLAVQESVTDSTVTPIAAGENRYRVTEQRRLIEDQAVDIVAPDLPKVGGMRETRKIADVANQYYIPVAMHNVSSPIATVAATHVGAAIPNALAVEYHSYELGWWEDLVEESVIEDGYITVPEAPGLGVTLDMDTVAAHMVEGETLFDEV
- a CDS encoding 2Fe-2S iron-sulfur cluster-binding protein; translation: MTEYTVEFLGTGETIEVSNKQTILKACIEAGIAQEYSCRVGMCLACSAEIVEGDVVQPAARGLTETERDNYALTCMARPQSDLKIRRGVYPPSIEQDATQSDMAADD
- a CDS encoding DUF3054 domain-containing protein encodes the protein MAHSEESFLTRRIDAGAYPLAVGDILGISAVLTIGVIFHNGIEYLSTAPIGWGLTILPFLIGWVVISPLIGAYSAGAAESAKAAIPLAIRAWIPASIVGLGLRATPVFDGGAGITFVAVVLITGAIAVTATRWLFFLIIR
- a CDS encoding class I SAM-dependent methyltransferase; protein product: MSGRYGPGDVRFFDRIARIYATVMPSAPTDSIRDAFVVANRPIECVLDVGGGTGRAATGLRTLGIDTVVMDISMHMLTYAASDGHPVVAGDGRHLPIATNAVDAAVIVDALHHIPTPERALTELTRVVAPGGIIIIQEFDPTSTLGQALVWAEHRIGFSSTFWTPAELCDELNSPDTESYLVDEGFEYVIVGRMK
- a CDS encoding GNAT family N-acetyltransferase, producing MEFTVLGWPPEAPTLRLDYRSFAYAGKFVLSSVGKAVLRTEDSSESFTSPEAHAHVDANESDRDQSMHAETNTNHPTESDPYDHSVLAALSFSADRTDDTTLCYRYVSVRSDKRGSGLGPRLAASLTPHAVNRGYDRLRIAVNNPFAYEAMYRAGFAWTGRETGIAELVLERPAEIPATTTYEQYQSGLTEYRKRDYDDPESTFLANRQETDPPALHTAVNSTQ
- the fen gene encoding flap endonuclease-1, which encodes MGNAALRQLAALESVAFDDISGSVIAVDAHNWLYRYLTTTVKFTSDAAYTTESGVEVANLIGVVQGLPKFFEHDLTPVFVFDGGVTELKDEEVQERRVAREEAVELQAAAEERGDELAASRLEARTQRLTETIHETTRGLLNRLDVPIIEAPAEGEAQAAEMAIRGDVDYVGSEDYDTLLFGAPYTVRQLTSKGDPELMDLQTTLKNQNLTREQLVDVAILCGTDFNDGISGIGPATAISAINDHGDLWSVLDARDEFIQHADRVRSLFLDPPVTNEYTLHTAINPDMDAARSYVVDDWEVPADEVERGFERIETSVVQTGLDEWI
- a CDS encoding DUF6498-containing protein → MRNRLISVSTIVFGAFGVIIVNLIPLIGIAAGEWNLRAILLIYWIEAVTTVLIAATKSLFAEQGSPGLQAKMEPLHELRAKRGGFQLFHGWPPIYPRNIPFALTILGFWISVGAPPSVLYLWFGHPEFIFSVDILLSIGALVGMQVFEFMTEYIGENEYTDVSAQAIVQTPAQFSAVVLSVGILSTAGDSVTGGGLVFVIVIMKTIISVRRFYAEHAETSILAGLPDFIHQLISRVFEMSRSDEDEIEPQPEVTLPDAEVNARVSTDRRAVLLGSIWTIIFGLFNRFGVGSLVVPAVAVIIGDPLLIGVAMIIPLAVFGAQVLSFYLRYGTIEYQRRGDSIVAYDTVLDAPQWIAPVHTAEFEVKNAVSDRLLDTGTLDITAEKIDRDIQFGPVSNIETAVETLDLPVSQTDRPDRDLAVMGAATALALSFLVVPIGMYFSEKVAPLTAIGFTIAVGPFLFIPVGLLIHAGLSRI
- a CDS encoding DUF3179 domain-containing protein encodes the protein MPARRHFLASVGTTTVAALTAGCSGRINGSESDITEQASQHSTTVSPTETGASIPTRENTLPLPLSPSALREAAQSGGPEKDGIPSIDNPTFVSSDKTEILDPGDPILGVVHNGITKAYPQAILVLHEIVNDTFGDENITVTYCPLTGTAQGFDRGETTFGVSGRLINNNLVMYDRATETWWPQMLATAIPGPWNESPTIHSLTPIRVTWTTWKQWKQRHPDTRVLSTQTGYAKNYGRDPYGSYNPLRGYYADERLLFPALHQDDRYPKKTIVHGARTPEGAAAFHKESLRQAGVLSGTIDELSVIAVYDPELDTGYVYENPEEMTFTRDQEQGQVIAPDGSRHDPSSLPLTRVYSFDAMWFAWAGYYPETAVYAND